From Myxococcota bacterium, a single genomic window includes:
- the ppk2 gene encoding polyphosphate kinase 2, with protein MAHANRAVKHKQNGKLSGKEYERELEKLHVELVKLQEWVKAKGLKICIVFEGRDGAGKGGTIKAITERVSPRVFRVIALPAPTEREKTQMYAQRYLPHLPAAGEVVIWDRSWYNRAGVERVMGFCEEAEVKRFLEMIPAFERLVVESGVILLKYWLEVSMEEQTRRLEARIDDGRKIWKLSPMDLQSYSRWYDYSRARDEMFTASDTSWAPWYVVKSDDKKRARLNLITHLLSRIPYKKVPREKVKLPARQKPHGYREPDYPYKYVAEEF; from the coding sequence ATGGCCCATGCGAACAGGGCAGTGAAGCACAAGCAGAATGGCAAGCTTTCCGGGAAGGAGTACGAGCGGGAGCTGGAGAAGCTCCACGTCGAGCTGGTCAAGCTGCAGGAGTGGGTCAAGGCGAAGGGTCTGAAGATCTGCATCGTGTTCGAGGGCCGGGACGGCGCCGGCAAGGGCGGGACGATCAAGGCGATCACCGAGCGAGTCAGTCCGCGAGTATTTCGCGTGATTGCGCTGCCCGCGCCGACCGAGCGCGAGAAGACTCAGATGTACGCCCAGCGCTACCTGCCCCACCTGCCGGCCGCCGGTGAGGTCGTGATCTGGGACCGCAGCTGGTACAACCGCGCGGGCGTCGAGCGCGTCATGGGATTCTGCGAGGAGGCGGAGGTGAAGCGCTTCCTCGAAATGATTCCGGCCTTCGAACGGCTCGTGGTCGAGTCCGGCGTCATCCTGCTCAAGTACTGGCTCGAGGTGAGCATGGAGGAGCAGACCCGCCGACTCGAGGCCCGGATCGACGACGGCCGGAAGATCTGGAAGCTCTCGCCGATGGATCTCCAGTCGTACAGTCGCTGGTACGACTACTCGCGCGCGCGCGATGAGATGTTCACCGCCAGCGATACGTCCTGGGCGCCCTGGTACGTGGTGAAGTCGGACGACAAGAAGCGCGCCCGCCTCAATCTCATCACTCACCTGCTGAGCAGAATTCCGTACAAGAAGGTGCCGCGCGAAAAGGTGAAGCTGCCGGCGCGGCAGAAGCCGCACGGCT
- a CDS encoding NAD(P)/FAD-dependent oxidoreductase — MIGSEPVVGNAVASRPESRRRVVILGGGFAGLHAARRLQRTLARQGDLEVVLISRENYVLFTPMLHEVAAGDLDPADIVIPLRKMLRRVRVIQGEVTDLDLQARVVRYAVGVLRQPRELTYDHLLLAMGSETNYFGMKQLEAAAVTMKTLGDAALLRNRMVALLEEAAQETDESRRRRLMTFVVAGGGFAGVETVGAINDFLRETLRYYPELDQSMLRVVLIHPGKVVLPELGERLGRYAQEKLQRRGLELRLETQVTGYEDETVKVAPGDPIGAMSLIWTAGVMPAAALGPLPVDKIKGRIKVNECLEVTGHEGVVWAVGDCAAVPDGRGGVHPPTAQHGMREALTAAKNIEAVVRAGAQKPFTFATIGQLASIGHRTGVAQILGMQFSGFVAWWLWRGVYLSKLPETSKKVRVAIKWSFDLLFPRDIEQLVTLRDVERVEELGATLRAMREAAVPVGSAASLPSQQQADKRP; from the coding sequence ATGATCGGCAGCGAGCCGGTTGTCGGCAACGCCGTCGCGTCACGACCGGAGAGCCGGCGACGCGTGGTGATTCTCGGTGGCGGCTTCGCGGGACTCCATGCGGCGCGGCGGCTTCAGCGGACGTTGGCGCGTCAGGGAGACCTGGAGGTGGTGCTGATCAGCCGGGAGAACTACGTGCTGTTCACCCCCATGCTCCACGAGGTAGCGGCGGGCGATCTCGACCCGGCGGACATCGTCATTCCGCTGCGAAAGATGCTGCGACGGGTTCGGGTGATCCAGGGAGAAGTCACAGACCTCGATCTGCAGGCGCGAGTGGTGCGTTACGCGGTGGGAGTACTGCGACAGCCGCGTGAGCTGACCTACGACCACCTGCTGCTGGCGATGGGGTCGGAGACGAACTACTTCGGGATGAAACAGCTCGAAGCGGCGGCCGTGACGATGAAGACACTCGGCGATGCAGCGCTGCTGCGGAACCGCATGGTCGCGCTCCTGGAGGAGGCGGCACAGGAGACGGACGAAAGCCGGCGGCGGCGATTGATGACCTTCGTGGTGGCCGGCGGCGGTTTCGCAGGCGTCGAGACGGTCGGTGCGATCAACGACTTCCTCCGCGAGACGCTCCGGTACTACCCGGAGCTCGACCAGTCCATGCTGCGGGTGGTGCTGATCCATCCGGGCAAGGTCGTGCTGCCCGAACTGGGCGAGCGCCTGGGCCGCTACGCCCAGGAGAAGTTGCAGCGGCGCGGCCTGGAGCTGCGGCTCGAGACACAGGTCACCGGCTACGAAGACGAGACGGTGAAGGTCGCGCCGGGGGACCCGATTGGCGCGATGTCGTTGATCTGGACGGCCGGCGTCATGCCGGCCGCCGCACTGGGCCCGCTCCCGGTGGACAAGATCAAAGGGCGGATCAAGGTGAACGAGTGTCTCGAAGTGACCGGACACGAAGGCGTCGTGTGGGCCGTGGGGGACTGTGCCGCGGTGCCGGATGGCCGCGGGGGCGTCCATCCGCCGACGGCCCAGCACGGTATGCGGGAAGCGCTCACAGCGGCAAAGAACATCGAAGCTGTCGTCCGGGCCGGCGCGCAGAAGCCCTTCACGTTCGCGACGATCGGGCAGTTGGCGTCGATCGGTCATCGCACGGGGGTCGCGCAGATCCTGGGGATGCAGTTCTCTGGCTTCGTCGCTTGGTGGCTGTGGCGCGGGGTCTACCTGAGCAAGCTGCCGGAGACCTCGAAGAAGGTGAGAGTGGCGATCAAGTGGTCGTTCGACCTCCTCTTCCCGCGAGACATCGAGCAGTTGGTGACGCTGCGGGACGTCGAACGCGTGGAGGAGCTCGGAGCTACGTTGCGCGCCATGCGCGAAGCCGCGGTGCCGGTGGGCAGCGCTGCCTCGCTGCCAAGTCAGCAACAAGCCGACAAGCGACCTTAA
- a CDS encoding pyridoxamine 5'-phosphate oxidase family protein, which yields MQILPLSPAPFSAPTDRDMLPSERREFVRTHRTCIFGYARRSDGPAMSVVYYVPTDGDELLVSTMGGRAKAKAVARDGKVSLCILDERWPFAYLQVYCDARLDTDTALVVDVMMAVGGRMSGQPLPEQARPAVQAMAEKERRVVLRCRPYETFAQPPRHLHRNDQTEQLTHWITGGVPWNATDRPSVQV from the coding sequence ATGCAGATCCTCCCGCTATCCCCTGCGCCCTTCAGCGCTCCGACCGACCGCGACATGCTCCCGTCCGAGCGCCGCGAGTTCGTCCGCACCCACCGCACCTGCATCTTCGGTTACGCACGGCGCTCCGATGGGCCGGCCATGTCGGTCGTCTACTACGTGCCGACCGATGGCGACGAGCTCTTGGTCTCCACGATGGGAGGCCGCGCAAAGGCCAAGGCGGTCGCGCGCGACGGAAAGGTCAGTCTCTGCATCCTCGACGAGCGCTGGCCCTTCGCCTACCTGCAGGTCTACTGCGACGCTCGACTCGATACGGACACCGCGTTGGTGGTCGACGTCATGATGGCCGTCGGGGGCCGTATGTCGGGCCAGCCGCTACCGGAGCAAGCTCGCCCGGCCGTCCAGGCGATGGCTGAGAAAGAGCGGCGCGTCGTGCTGCGCTGTCGCCCGTACGAGACCTTTGCGCAACCGCCCCGACACCTGCACCGCAACGACCAGACAGAGCAGCTCACTCACTGGATCACGGGAGGAGTGCCGTGGAACGCGACCGACCGGCCATCGGTGCAGGTTTGA